One stretch of Xiphophorus hellerii strain 12219 chromosome 21, Xiphophorus_hellerii-4.1, whole genome shotgun sequence DNA includes these proteins:
- the LOC116712251 gene encoding uncharacterized protein LOC116712251, producing the protein MGKNDKATRSKADHEAPAEPDANSILLTKMQEMLNDSRTDLINRFENIVSNVVKREISTALAPLEAKIASFGTAIHDLERAANDQDGRLATMEASVKSLNVLVDTLSKKCEDLEGRSRLNNIRLVGVPEGSEGQQPTKFVSKLLQDLLGLDSKPALDRAHRTSWAKPAEGDPPRPVVVRVNLFQERNEILRRARESSPLLYEGKHVFIFPDYSTSVAKKRASFTKVKKELHSCPGIKFGLLFPAILRITLPNGQTRKFEDPALAADFVEKNIKNVVDPATV; encoded by the exons ATGGGGAAAAACGACAAGGCTACTCGCAGCAAGGCTGACCACGAGGCTCCTGCTGAACCAGATGCTAATAGCATACTGCTAACCAAGATGCAAGAGATGCTGAACGACTCCCGCACTGATCTCATCAACAGGTTTGAGAACATTGTTTCGAATGTCGTTAAGAGGGAGATCTCAACCGCGCTGGCACCGCTAGAAGCTAAAATTGCCTCGTTTGGGACTGCCATTCACGATTTGGAGCGGGCTGCTAACGATCAGGATGGGAGGCTAGCTACCATGGAG GCCTCGGTTAAATCGTTAAATGTATTAGTGGACACACTGTCCAAGAAATGTGAAGACTTGGAGGGTCGCTCCAGACTAAATAACATCCGCCTTGTGGGCGTACCGGAGGGATCCGAAGGTCAACAGCCGACGAAGTTTGTATCGAAGCTGCTTCAGGATCTGCTCGGCCTCGACTCTAAGCCTGCCCTTGACCGGGCTCATCGCACATCGTGGGCCAAGCCAGCAGAGGGGGACCCACCGCGCCCGGTCGTAGTCCGTGTCAACCTGTTTCAAGAACGGAATGAGATTCTACGGAGGGCTCGTGAGTCGTCTCCCTTACTCTATGAAGGAAAACATGTGTTCATTTTCCCCGATTATTCAACCTCAGTTGCTAAAAAACGCGCATCGTTTACGAAAGTGAAGAAGGAACTCCACTCTTGCCCCGGAATCAAGTTTGGGCTTCTTTTCCCTGCAATATTACGGATCACTCTTCCCAACGGGCAGACTCGTAAGTTCGAGGACCCAGCCCTTGCTGCAGACTTTgttgagaaaaacattaaaaatgtggtTGATCCAGCCACAGTTTGA
- the LOC116711732 gene encoding uncharacterized protein LOC116711732, giving the protein MNFGNAAVTAMFEGETDHLVPTTSAVLAESELFVMAGRLIGHSLINGGPTLSGISLAVVHALTSGSKELATTYLSLEDCPDIDHREIIGFLLKEEMTEEETSRLSNLCMEWYFPVPTKETNKLLLLQQLLTHAAITRLSVQMKHLKRGLKETGIWPLITSRPDVVPLLFPRESEVEITPQMVLQSIVWPHLKKRYDSDDSDDDLEAETALVAGLFRQFVEEASSDKLRELLRFWVGWEVPCQELKLEVVLSTGPNHMPTSSTCSERLRLPSHYTTYQALSADMNVCLKSVETGFGLI; this is encoded by the exons atgaacttcG gaaaTGCTGCAGTGACTGCAATGTTTGAAGGGGAAACTGATCACCTTGTACCAACTACTTCAGCAGTGCTTGCTGAGAGCGAGCTGTTTGTCATGGCTGGTCGGCTGATTGGCCACTCTTTAATTAATGGAGGTCCAACCTTGTCGGGCATCAGCTTGGCAGTAGTGCATGCCTTGACAAGTGGTTCAAAGGAGTTGGCGACAACATACCTTTCCCTAGAGGACTGCCCAGATATTGACCACAGAGAGATCATTGGTTTC CTGCTGAAAGAAGAGATGACTGAGGAAGAGACTTCAAGATTGTCCAATCTGTGTATGGAGTGGTATTTTCCTGTGCCAACCAAGGAGACAAACAAACTTCTCCTCTTACAGCAGCTCCTCACCCatgct GCCATCACTCGACTTAGTGTGCAAATGAAGCACCTGAAAAGGGGACTTAAAGAAACGGGTATCTGGCCACTAATTACATCCAGACCTGATGTTGTGCCCCTCCTCTTCCCGAGGGAAAGTGAAGTGGAAATCACACCCCAG ATGGTCCTGCAGTCAATCGTTTGGCCGCACCTAAAAAAAAGGTATGACAGTGACGACAGCGACGATGACTTGGAGGCGGAAACTGCACTGGTGGCTGGGTTATTCCGTCAGTTTGTCGAAGAAG CGTCTTCAGACAAACTGCGTGAGCTCCTGAGGTTTTGGGTTGGCTGGGAGGTCCCTTGCCAAGAGCTGAAGCTTGAAGTTGTCCTGTCAACTGGACCTAACCATATGCCGACGTCTTCAACCTGTAGTGAGCGATTACGGCTACCAAGTCACTACACCACCTACCAGGCCCTGTCAGCCGACATGAATGTGTGTCTGAAATCAGTAGAGACAGGCTTTGGTCTTATTTGA